Proteins encoded in a region of the Vibrio ponticus genome:
- a CDS encoding TRAP transporter substrate-binding protein — translation MSIFNHFKQLTAVSCVAAALSFSSIANADTWRYAHEEYKGDVQDVYALKFKKYIEDNSEHTLQVYRFGELGESDDIMEQAQAGILQFVNQSPGFTGALIPEAQIFFIPYLMPTDMESVVEFFRQSKAVNENFPKLYEAQGLELLKMYPEGEMVMTVDEPITSPEDLKGKKIRVMTNPLLSSTYEAFGATPTPLPWGEVYGALQTNMIQGQENPIFWIESGGLYEVSPNLVFTNHGWFTTASMANKDFFDKLSAEDKKVVHDAADYAFDETIKHINGLADKSLQKIQAASKDVTVTRLTDAQIAKFKERAPQVEATFYEMTGDSGKQLLDQFKQDLEAVTK, via the coding sequence ATGTCCATTTTTAACCATTTTAAGCAATTGACTGCGGTTTCATGCGTTGCGGCTGCGCTAAGTTTTTCATCTATCGCCAATGCTGATACTTGGCGTTACGCTCACGAAGAATACAAAGGCGACGTACAAGACGTATACGCACTGAAGTTTAAAAAATATATTGAAGATAACTCTGAGCATACGTTGCAAGTTTACCGCTTTGGTGAGCTGGGTGAGTCGGACGATATCATGGAGCAAGCGCAAGCTGGCATTCTTCAGTTTGTTAACCAATCTCCAGGTTTTACTGGTGCACTTATTCCAGAAGCTCAAATCTTCTTTATACCTTACCTAATGCCGACTGATATGGAATCTGTAGTTGAGTTTTTCCGTCAGAGTAAAGCGGTGAACGAAAACTTCCCTAAACTTTACGAGGCGCAAGGTCTAGAGCTACTTAAGATGTATCCTGAAGGTGAAATGGTGATGACCGTTGATGAGCCAATCACTTCACCTGAAGATCTAAAAGGTAAAAAGATTCGCGTCATGACTAACCCGCTACTTTCATCTACCTACGAAGCTTTCGGGGCAACACCTACGCCACTACCTTGGGGCGAGGTATACGGTGCGCTACAAACCAACATGATTCAAGGTCAAGAAAACCCTATTTTCTGGATTGAGTCTGGCGGTTTATATGAAGTATCTCCAAACCTTGTCTTTACTAACCACGGTTGGTTTACTACTGCGTCGATGGCCAACAAAGACTTCTTCGATAAGCTTTCCGCAGAAGATAAAAAAGTGGTTCACGATGCAGCTGATTACGCATTCGATGAAACCATTAAACACATTAACGGTTTAGCTGACAAATCTCTGCAAAAAATTCAAGCAGCTAGCAAAGATGTCACCGTAACTCGCCTAACAGACGCGCAAATCGCTAAGTTCAAAGAACGCGCACCACAAGTAGAAGCCACTTTCTACGAAATGACTGGTGATAGCGGAAAACAACTACTTGATCAATTCAAGCAAGATCTTGAAGCCGTAACCAAATAG